One Cicer arietinum cultivar CDC Frontier isolate Library 1 chromosome 8, Cicar.CDCFrontier_v2.0, whole genome shotgun sequence DNA segment encodes these proteins:
- the LOC101490682 gene encoding uncharacterized protein isoform X1 yields MTPRTDDYEQDNDNLSATDCDDDDDDYGLKEDMAALARACMVTGDEIPPPEDPLLASGDAIVPFTVTADSDEDEQSDLECLKRVQSLYQPPDSLPTPQIGLSDDDEDDFETVRAIFKRFSAYDGGGREAWAEGGQAPSLISEQEVAKSSISDKSDDGELCPDSQYHDNDTKLLTETCGFDETCEDDATASLSSKLPKNRSSFPPSAQAFIDAVKKNRALQKFLRSKLIEIEAKIEENKKIRDKVKLLKDFQVSCSRKTGNALSLKKDPRVQLISSKKSIATNKSKSHNKKVSAMCYGPEENSRVANYKMVLERFPLSLDRKKWSNKERENLSKGIKQQFQETVLQISVDRMSSECSPGDANDMDSIIESVKGLDITPGRIREFLPKVNWDRLASMYVTGRTGAECESRWLNCEDPLINHDPWTGEEDRSLLIIIQEIGIRNWFDIAVSLATNRIPFQCLARYQRSLNPSMLNSEWTEEEDAQLCSAVACFGESNWQSVASVLERRAGTQCSNRWKKSLCPVRKGSFTPEEDKRLTIAVMLFGRKWNQIAKFVPGRIQSQCRDRYLNSLDPSLKWGGWTEEEDLRLEAAITKYGYCWSKVAEDVPPRTDSQCRKRWKVICPEQVSLLQEARKRQKSLLACNFVDRESERPAITLNDFIPLQMVAPSSDVSAENLQRKRKRKSSSVHNKERSKKHAEDAELCPEEVQDAVPKRERPKRHATKASIFSEEVQDTVPKKEKPKRQSKKARICPEEVQYIAAYGAKVKTCGGGVPFFAQNNVPKKMRSKRCAKKAPIHPEKVENIGCSDKVKVCIESKSQDGDNITLACFLRNKSKRVKRLSKRTKNENQTSSSSRKKIVSKQVENQIPSDDQGGFSLPCGIGGTQDLLVSKEVASSRQVKKPEDANAARKSEDAHNLIGDDDDDMTLNCFVRNKTNKLSQTTKRRRASSSSKSKKGTILLHGNKPTLISDGSEPSLSKVVEEETVLHGGVAESEPINMNVVEDKTILHGSVAEAEPTNINVVEEESVLHNGVAGAEPTNIHVEEEDDLLLSFLQNKTRRRKRLTQYS; encoded by the exons ATGACACCACGCACCGATGACTACGAACAAGACAACGATAACCTTTCCGCCACCGACTGCGACGACGATGACGACGACTACGGTCTCAAAGAAGATATGGCTGCTCTCGCGCGAGCTTGTATGGTCACCGGAGATGAAATTCCGCCTCCGGAAGATCCACTTTTGGCCTCCGGTGACGCCATTGTCCCTTTCACCGTCACTGCCGACTCCGACGAAGATGAACAGAGTGATCTAGAATGTCTCAAGAGAGTGCAGAGTCTTTACCAGCCTCCGGATTCTCTTCCTACGCCGCAGATAGGCCTGTCCGACGACGATGAAGACGACTTTGAAACAGTTCGCGCCATTTTCAAACGGTTTTCTGCTTACGACGGAG GTGGAAGGGAAGCATGGGCTGAGGGGGGTCAGGCCCCAAGTTTAATCAGTGAGCAGGAAGTTGCCAAGAGCTCCATCTCTGACAAATCAGATGATGGTGAATTGTGTCCTGATTCTCAATACCATGATAATGACACCAAATTGCTGACTGAGACATGTGGCTTTGACGAGACTTGTGAAGATGATGCCACTGCCAGCTTGTCTTCCAAATTACCGAAGAACAGATCAAGCTTTCCTCCGTCGGCTCAAGCTTTTATTGATGCTGTCAAGAAGAATAGAGCTCTCCAGAAATTTCTTAGAAGTAAGTTGATTGAAATTGAAGCAAAAATTGAGGAAAACAAAAAGATAAGAGACAAAGTTAAACTCCTTAAGGATTTCCAGGTTTCATGCAGTAGAAAAACGGGGAATGCTTTATCACTGAAAAAGGACCCGCGTGTGCAGTTAATATCTTCCAAGAAATCCATTGCAACAAATAAATCAAAG AGCCATAATAAGAAAGTTTCTGCTATGTGTTATGGCCCAGAGGAGAATTCTCGTGTTGCTAACTATAAGATGGTATTGGAAAGATTTCCGCTTTCATTGGATCGGAAAAAATGGTCAAATAAGGAAAGGGAAAATCTTTCGAAAGGAATTAAGCAACAATTCCAAGAAACAGTGCTTCAAATTTCAGTAGATAGAATGAG TTCAGAGTGCTCGCCTGGAGATGCAAATGACATGGATAGCATAATTGAATCAGTTAAAGGTCTTGACATCACACCAGGGAGGATTAGAGAATTTTTACCTAAAGTTAATTGGGATCGATTGGCTTCTATGTATGTTACTGGCCGTACTGGTGCTGAATGTGAATCAAG GTGGTTGAATTGTGAAGATCCTCTGATCAACCATGACCCATGGACTGGTGAAGAGGATAGATCTCTTTTGATTATTATCCAAGAGATAGGCATCAGGAACTGGTTTGACATTGCTGTATCTTTGGCCACAAACAGGATTCCATTTCAATGCTTGGCACGATACCAGAGGAGCTTAAATCCTTCAATGTTAAATAGTGAATGGACTGAGGAAGAAGATGCTCAACTTTGTTCTGCTGTTGCATGTTTTGGTGAGAGTAATTGGCAGTCTGTGGCTTCTGTTTTAGAACGACGGGCGGGAACCCAGTGCTCAAATAG ATGGAAAAAATCGCTTTGTCCTGTGAGGAAAGGGAGCTTTACTCCCGAGGAGGATAAACGCCTTACAATTGCAGTCATGCTGTTTGGACGAAAATGGAATCAAATAGCTAAATTTGTTCCTGGCCGGATCCAATCTCAGTGTAGGGACAG ATACCTTAATAGTTTGGATCCTTCTTTGAAATGGGGTGGATGGACTGAGGAAgaggatttaagattagaagcTGCAATCACTAAGTATGGATATTGCTGGTCTAAGGTTGCTGAAGATGTGCCTCCCCGCACTGATTCTCAATGCCGGAA GAGATGGAAGGTGATATGTCCTGAACAAGTTTCTCTGCTTCAAGAAGCAAGAAAGAGGCAAAAGTCTCTTCTTGCCTGTAACTTTGTCGATCGAGAATCTGAACGTCCAGCCATTACATTGAATGACTTTATTCCTTTACAAATGGTAGCTCCATCATCTGACGTTAGTGCTGAGAATCTCCAAAGGAAACGGAAGAGAAAATCGAG CAGTGTTCACAATAAAGAGAGGTCCAAAAAACATGCAGAAGACGCTGAACTTTGTCCCGAGGAAGTTCAAGATGCAGTTCCCAAGAGAGAGAGGCCCAAAAGACATGCAACAAAGGCATCAATTTTTTCCGAGGAAGTACAAGATACAGTTCCCAAGAAAGAGAAGCCTAAACGACAATCAAAAAAAGCTCGAATTTGTCCCGAGGAAGTACAATATATAGCAGCTTATGGTGCTAAGGTTAAGACTTGTGGTGGAGGTGTTCCATTCTTTGCACAGAACAATGTTCCCAAGAAAATGAGATCTAAAAGATGTGCTAAAAAGGCTCCAATTCATCCTGAGAAGGTAGAGAATATAGGATGCAGTGACAAGGTCAAGGTCTGTATCGAGTCCAAAAGTCAAGATGGGGACAACATAACACTTGCATGCTTTTTGCGCAACAAATCAAAGAGAGTCAAGAGACTAAGTAAACGTACCAAAAATGAGAACCAGACTTCATCTTCCTCTAGGAAGAAAATTGTATCTAAGCAGGTTGAAAATCAAATACCATCTGATGATCAAGGCGGGTTTTCTCTGCCGTGTGGTATTGGTGGAACTCAAGATTTGTTAGTGTCTAAGGAAGTTGCTTCTAGCAGACAAGTAAAAAAACCAGAAGATGCAAATGCAGCTAGAAAATCAGAAGATGCACACAATTTGATTGGTGACGACGATGACGATATGACTCTCAATTGCTTTGTgagaaacaaaacaaataaattgagTCAAACTACTAAAAGACGCCGTGCTAGTTCTTCCTCCAAATCGAAAAAAGGAACTATATTACTCCATGGAAACAAGCCAACCCTGATTTCTGACGGCAGTGAACCATCCTTGTCAAAAGTTGTTGAAGAGGAGACTGTTTTACATGGTGGTGTGGCTGAATCTGAACCCATAAACATGAATGTGGTTGAAGACAAGACTATTTTGCATGGCAGCGTGGCTGAAGCTGAACCCACAAACATCAACGTGGTTGAAGAGGAGTCTGTTTTGCACAATGGTGTGGCTGGTGCTGAGCCCACAAACATCCATGTGGAAGAAGAAGATGACCTGCTTCTTTCCTTCCTGCAAAACAAGACAAGGAGACGGAAAAGGCTGACACAATATTCGTAA
- the LOC101490682 gene encoding uncharacterized protein isoform X2 → MTPRTDDYEQDNDNLSATDCDDDDDDYGLKEDMAALARACMVTGDEIPPPEDPLLASGDAIVPFTVTADSDEDEQSDLECLKRVQSLYQPPDSLPTPQIGLSDDDEDDFETVRAIFKRFSAYDGGGREAWAEGGQAPSLISEQEVAKSSISDKSDDGELCPDSQYHDNDTKLLTETCGFDETCEDDATASLSSKLPKNRSSFPPSAQAFIDAVKKNRALQKFLRSKLIEIEAKIEENKKIRDKVKLLKDFQVSCSRKTGNALSLKKDPRVQLISSKKSIATNKSKSHNKKVSAMCYGPEENSRVANYKMVLERFPLSLDRKKWSNKERENLSKGIKQQFQETVLQISVDRMSSECSPGDANDMDSIIESVKGLDITPGRIREFLPKVNWDRLASMYVTGRTGAECESRWLNCEDPLINHDPWTGEEDRSLLIIIQEIGIRNWFDIAVSLATNRIPFQCLARYQRSLNPSMLNSEWTEEEDAQLCSAVACFGESNWQSVASVLERRAGTQCSNRWKKSLCPVRKGSFTPEEDKRLTIAVMLFGRKWNQIAKFVPGRIQSQCRDRYLNSLDPSLKWGGWTEEEDLRLEAAITKYGYCWSKVAEDVPPRTDSQCRKRWKVICPEQVSLLQEARKRQKSLLACNFVDRESERPAITLNDFIPLQMVAPSSDVSAENLQRKRKRKSSVHNKERSKKHAEDAELCPEEVQDAVPKRERPKRHATKASIFSEEVQDTVPKKEKPKRQSKKARICPEEVQYIAAYGAKVKTCGGGVPFFAQNNVPKKMRSKRCAKKAPIHPEKVENIGCSDKVKVCIESKSQDGDNITLACFLRNKSKRVKRLSKRTKNENQTSSSSRKKIVSKQVENQIPSDDQGGFSLPCGIGGTQDLLVSKEVASSRQVKKPEDANAARKSEDAHNLIGDDDDDMTLNCFVRNKTNKLSQTTKRRRASSSSKSKKGTILLHGNKPTLISDGSEPSLSKVVEEETVLHGGVAESEPINMNVVEDKTILHGSVAEAEPTNINVVEEESVLHNGVAGAEPTNIHVEEEDDLLLSFLQNKTRRRKRLTQYS, encoded by the exons ATGACACCACGCACCGATGACTACGAACAAGACAACGATAACCTTTCCGCCACCGACTGCGACGACGATGACGACGACTACGGTCTCAAAGAAGATATGGCTGCTCTCGCGCGAGCTTGTATGGTCACCGGAGATGAAATTCCGCCTCCGGAAGATCCACTTTTGGCCTCCGGTGACGCCATTGTCCCTTTCACCGTCACTGCCGACTCCGACGAAGATGAACAGAGTGATCTAGAATGTCTCAAGAGAGTGCAGAGTCTTTACCAGCCTCCGGATTCTCTTCCTACGCCGCAGATAGGCCTGTCCGACGACGATGAAGACGACTTTGAAACAGTTCGCGCCATTTTCAAACGGTTTTCTGCTTACGACGGAG GTGGAAGGGAAGCATGGGCTGAGGGGGGTCAGGCCCCAAGTTTAATCAGTGAGCAGGAAGTTGCCAAGAGCTCCATCTCTGACAAATCAGATGATGGTGAATTGTGTCCTGATTCTCAATACCATGATAATGACACCAAATTGCTGACTGAGACATGTGGCTTTGACGAGACTTGTGAAGATGATGCCACTGCCAGCTTGTCTTCCAAATTACCGAAGAACAGATCAAGCTTTCCTCCGTCGGCTCAAGCTTTTATTGATGCTGTCAAGAAGAATAGAGCTCTCCAGAAATTTCTTAGAAGTAAGTTGATTGAAATTGAAGCAAAAATTGAGGAAAACAAAAAGATAAGAGACAAAGTTAAACTCCTTAAGGATTTCCAGGTTTCATGCAGTAGAAAAACGGGGAATGCTTTATCACTGAAAAAGGACCCGCGTGTGCAGTTAATATCTTCCAAGAAATCCATTGCAACAAATAAATCAAAG AGCCATAATAAGAAAGTTTCTGCTATGTGTTATGGCCCAGAGGAGAATTCTCGTGTTGCTAACTATAAGATGGTATTGGAAAGATTTCCGCTTTCATTGGATCGGAAAAAATGGTCAAATAAGGAAAGGGAAAATCTTTCGAAAGGAATTAAGCAACAATTCCAAGAAACAGTGCTTCAAATTTCAGTAGATAGAATGAG TTCAGAGTGCTCGCCTGGAGATGCAAATGACATGGATAGCATAATTGAATCAGTTAAAGGTCTTGACATCACACCAGGGAGGATTAGAGAATTTTTACCTAAAGTTAATTGGGATCGATTGGCTTCTATGTATGTTACTGGCCGTACTGGTGCTGAATGTGAATCAAG GTGGTTGAATTGTGAAGATCCTCTGATCAACCATGACCCATGGACTGGTGAAGAGGATAGATCTCTTTTGATTATTATCCAAGAGATAGGCATCAGGAACTGGTTTGACATTGCTGTATCTTTGGCCACAAACAGGATTCCATTTCAATGCTTGGCACGATACCAGAGGAGCTTAAATCCTTCAATGTTAAATAGTGAATGGACTGAGGAAGAAGATGCTCAACTTTGTTCTGCTGTTGCATGTTTTGGTGAGAGTAATTGGCAGTCTGTGGCTTCTGTTTTAGAACGACGGGCGGGAACCCAGTGCTCAAATAG ATGGAAAAAATCGCTTTGTCCTGTGAGGAAAGGGAGCTTTACTCCCGAGGAGGATAAACGCCTTACAATTGCAGTCATGCTGTTTGGACGAAAATGGAATCAAATAGCTAAATTTGTTCCTGGCCGGATCCAATCTCAGTGTAGGGACAG ATACCTTAATAGTTTGGATCCTTCTTTGAAATGGGGTGGATGGACTGAGGAAgaggatttaagattagaagcTGCAATCACTAAGTATGGATATTGCTGGTCTAAGGTTGCTGAAGATGTGCCTCCCCGCACTGATTCTCAATGCCGGAA GAGATGGAAGGTGATATGTCCTGAACAAGTTTCTCTGCTTCAAGAAGCAAGAAAGAGGCAAAAGTCTCTTCTTGCCTGTAACTTTGTCGATCGAGAATCTGAACGTCCAGCCATTACATTGAATGACTTTATTCCTTTACAAATGGTAGCTCCATCATCTGACGTTAGTGCTGAGAATCTCCAAAGGAAACGGAAGAGAAAATCGAG TGTTCACAATAAAGAGAGGTCCAAAAAACATGCAGAAGACGCTGAACTTTGTCCCGAGGAAGTTCAAGATGCAGTTCCCAAGAGAGAGAGGCCCAAAAGACATGCAACAAAGGCATCAATTTTTTCCGAGGAAGTACAAGATACAGTTCCCAAGAAAGAGAAGCCTAAACGACAATCAAAAAAAGCTCGAATTTGTCCCGAGGAAGTACAATATATAGCAGCTTATGGTGCTAAGGTTAAGACTTGTGGTGGAGGTGTTCCATTCTTTGCACAGAACAATGTTCCCAAGAAAATGAGATCTAAAAGATGTGCTAAAAAGGCTCCAATTCATCCTGAGAAGGTAGAGAATATAGGATGCAGTGACAAGGTCAAGGTCTGTATCGAGTCCAAAAGTCAAGATGGGGACAACATAACACTTGCATGCTTTTTGCGCAACAAATCAAAGAGAGTCAAGAGACTAAGTAAACGTACCAAAAATGAGAACCAGACTTCATCTTCCTCTAGGAAGAAAATTGTATCTAAGCAGGTTGAAAATCAAATACCATCTGATGATCAAGGCGGGTTTTCTCTGCCGTGTGGTATTGGTGGAACTCAAGATTTGTTAGTGTCTAAGGAAGTTGCTTCTAGCAGACAAGTAAAAAAACCAGAAGATGCAAATGCAGCTAGAAAATCAGAAGATGCACACAATTTGATTGGTGACGACGATGACGATATGACTCTCAATTGCTTTGTgagaaacaaaacaaataaattgagTCAAACTACTAAAAGACGCCGTGCTAGTTCTTCCTCCAAATCGAAAAAAGGAACTATATTACTCCATGGAAACAAGCCAACCCTGATTTCTGACGGCAGTGAACCATCCTTGTCAAAAGTTGTTGAAGAGGAGACTGTTTTACATGGTGGTGTGGCTGAATCTGAACCCATAAACATGAATGTGGTTGAAGACAAGACTATTTTGCATGGCAGCGTGGCTGAAGCTGAACCCACAAACATCAACGTGGTTGAAGAGGAGTCTGTTTTGCACAATGGTGTGGCTGGTGCTGAGCCCACAAACATCCATGTGGAAGAAGAAGATGACCTGCTTCTTTCCTTCCTGCAAAACAAGACAAGGAGACGGAAAAGGCTGACACAATATTCGTAA
- the LOC101490682 gene encoding uncharacterized protein isoform X3, whose product MMPLPACLPNYRRTDQAFLRRLKLLLMLSRRIELSRNFLEVSCSRKTGNALSLKKDPRVQLISSKKSIATNKSKSHNKKVSAMCYGPEENSRVANYKMVLERFPLSLDRKKWSNKERENLSKGIKQQFQETVLQISVDRMSSECSPGDANDMDSIIESVKGLDITPGRIREFLPKVNWDRLASMYVTGRTGAECESRWLNCEDPLINHDPWTGEEDRSLLIIIQEIGIRNWFDIAVSLATNRIPFQCLARYQRSLNPSMLNSEWTEEEDAQLCSAVACFGESNWQSVASVLERRAGTQCSNRWKKSLCPVRKGSFTPEEDKRLTIAVMLFGRKWNQIAKFVPGRIQSQCRDRYLNSLDPSLKWGGWTEEEDLRLEAAITKYGYCWSKVAEDVPPRTDSQCRKRWKVICPEQVSLLQEARKRQKSLLACNFVDRESERPAITLNDFIPLQMVAPSSDVSAENLQRKRKRKSSSVHNKERSKKHAEDAELCPEEVQDAVPKRERPKRHATKASIFSEEVQDTVPKKEKPKRQSKKARICPEEVQYIAAYGAKVKTCGGGVPFFAQNNVPKKMRSKRCAKKAPIHPEKVENIGCSDKVKVCIESKSQDGDNITLACFLRNKSKRVKRLSKRTKNENQTSSSSRKKIVSKQVENQIPSDDQGGFSLPCGIGGTQDLLVSKEVASSRQVKKPEDANAARKSEDAHNLIGDDDDDMTLNCFVRNKTNKLSQTTKRRRASSSSKSKKGTILLHGNKPTLISDGSEPSLSKVVEEETVLHGGVAESEPINMNVVEDKTILHGSVAEAEPTNINVVEEESVLHNGVAGAEPTNIHVEEEDDLLLSFLQNKTRRRKRLTQYS is encoded by the exons ATGATGCCACTGCCAGCTTGTCTTCCAAATTACCGAAGAACAGATCAAGCTTTCCTCCGTCGGCTCAAGCTTTTATTGATGCTGTCAAGAAGAATAGAGCTCTCCAGAAATTTCTTAGAA GTTTCATGCAGTAGAAAAACGGGGAATGCTTTATCACTGAAAAAGGACCCGCGTGTGCAGTTAATATCTTCCAAGAAATCCATTGCAACAAATAAATCAAAG AGCCATAATAAGAAAGTTTCTGCTATGTGTTATGGCCCAGAGGAGAATTCTCGTGTTGCTAACTATAAGATGGTATTGGAAAGATTTCCGCTTTCATTGGATCGGAAAAAATGGTCAAATAAGGAAAGGGAAAATCTTTCGAAAGGAATTAAGCAACAATTCCAAGAAACAGTGCTTCAAATTTCAGTAGATAGAATGAG TTCAGAGTGCTCGCCTGGAGATGCAAATGACATGGATAGCATAATTGAATCAGTTAAAGGTCTTGACATCACACCAGGGAGGATTAGAGAATTTTTACCTAAAGTTAATTGGGATCGATTGGCTTCTATGTATGTTACTGGCCGTACTGGTGCTGAATGTGAATCAAG GTGGTTGAATTGTGAAGATCCTCTGATCAACCATGACCCATGGACTGGTGAAGAGGATAGATCTCTTTTGATTATTATCCAAGAGATAGGCATCAGGAACTGGTTTGACATTGCTGTATCTTTGGCCACAAACAGGATTCCATTTCAATGCTTGGCACGATACCAGAGGAGCTTAAATCCTTCAATGTTAAATAGTGAATGGACTGAGGAAGAAGATGCTCAACTTTGTTCTGCTGTTGCATGTTTTGGTGAGAGTAATTGGCAGTCTGTGGCTTCTGTTTTAGAACGACGGGCGGGAACCCAGTGCTCAAATAG ATGGAAAAAATCGCTTTGTCCTGTGAGGAAAGGGAGCTTTACTCCCGAGGAGGATAAACGCCTTACAATTGCAGTCATGCTGTTTGGACGAAAATGGAATCAAATAGCTAAATTTGTTCCTGGCCGGATCCAATCTCAGTGTAGGGACAG ATACCTTAATAGTTTGGATCCTTCTTTGAAATGGGGTGGATGGACTGAGGAAgaggatttaagattagaagcTGCAATCACTAAGTATGGATATTGCTGGTCTAAGGTTGCTGAAGATGTGCCTCCCCGCACTGATTCTCAATGCCGGAA GAGATGGAAGGTGATATGTCCTGAACAAGTTTCTCTGCTTCAAGAAGCAAGAAAGAGGCAAAAGTCTCTTCTTGCCTGTAACTTTGTCGATCGAGAATCTGAACGTCCAGCCATTACATTGAATGACTTTATTCCTTTACAAATGGTAGCTCCATCATCTGACGTTAGTGCTGAGAATCTCCAAAGGAAACGGAAGAGAAAATCGAG CAGTGTTCACAATAAAGAGAGGTCCAAAAAACATGCAGAAGACGCTGAACTTTGTCCCGAGGAAGTTCAAGATGCAGTTCCCAAGAGAGAGAGGCCCAAAAGACATGCAACAAAGGCATCAATTTTTTCCGAGGAAGTACAAGATACAGTTCCCAAGAAAGAGAAGCCTAAACGACAATCAAAAAAAGCTCGAATTTGTCCCGAGGAAGTACAATATATAGCAGCTTATGGTGCTAAGGTTAAGACTTGTGGTGGAGGTGTTCCATTCTTTGCACAGAACAATGTTCCCAAGAAAATGAGATCTAAAAGATGTGCTAAAAAGGCTCCAATTCATCCTGAGAAGGTAGAGAATATAGGATGCAGTGACAAGGTCAAGGTCTGTATCGAGTCCAAAAGTCAAGATGGGGACAACATAACACTTGCATGCTTTTTGCGCAACAAATCAAAGAGAGTCAAGAGACTAAGTAAACGTACCAAAAATGAGAACCAGACTTCATCTTCCTCTAGGAAGAAAATTGTATCTAAGCAGGTTGAAAATCAAATACCATCTGATGATCAAGGCGGGTTTTCTCTGCCGTGTGGTATTGGTGGAACTCAAGATTTGTTAGTGTCTAAGGAAGTTGCTTCTAGCAGACAAGTAAAAAAACCAGAAGATGCAAATGCAGCTAGAAAATCAGAAGATGCACACAATTTGATTGGTGACGACGATGACGATATGACTCTCAATTGCTTTGTgagaaacaaaacaaataaattgagTCAAACTACTAAAAGACGCCGTGCTAGTTCTTCCTCCAAATCGAAAAAAGGAACTATATTACTCCATGGAAACAAGCCAACCCTGATTTCTGACGGCAGTGAACCATCCTTGTCAAAAGTTGTTGAAGAGGAGACTGTTTTACATGGTGGTGTGGCTGAATCTGAACCCATAAACATGAATGTGGTTGAAGACAAGACTATTTTGCATGGCAGCGTGGCTGAAGCTGAACCCACAAACATCAACGTGGTTGAAGAGGAGTCTGTTTTGCACAATGGTGTGGCTGGTGCTGAGCCCACAAACATCCATGTGGAAGAAGAAGATGACCTGCTTCTTTCCTTCCTGCAAAACAAGACAAGGAGACGGAAAAGGCTGACACAATATTCGTAA